A window of Infirmifilum lucidum contains these coding sequences:
- the pstS gene encoding phosphate ABC transporter substrate-binding protein PstS yields MRATSSMWKVLLFTVVLAVAALSLYLLLSWGSGAKQPVLLTGSGATFPQEQVNKWVIAFSRKYPGIKIEYAGGGSGKGLSDFLQGVVDFACSDVPLKTDDWERAKSLYGKVYQLPWVAGGIAIIYNVPEAGNVTLRLTQNVLVDILLGRIEHWDDPRIADLNPSVKLPHAKIIFVHRSDASGTTYVFTRFLSKISAEWRDRIGSGLTVQWPLDRIGRGIGAQGNPGVAQTVRNTPYSLGYVELAYARGLGVFALENAVGEFVTPSLESVLRAVESASVSFDPSGDVSSVDILDKTLNVRVSGAYPIVSVSYVIVKFRDAYPPEKAEALSLFLKWVFTEGQERVNIAEGYAPIGKVFRDVGIAVAESLAKP; encoded by the coding sequence GTGAGAGCCACGAGTAGTATGTGGAAAGTCCTACTGTTTACGGTAGTGCTGGCAGTTGCCGCCCTCTCGCTATATTTACTACTTAGTTGGGGCTCGGGTGCCAAGCAACCTGTCCTGCTCACCGGTAGTGGCGCCACGTTCCCGCAGGAGCAGGTAAACAAGTGGGTTATTGCATTCAGCAGGAAGTATCCAGGCATCAAAATAGAGTACGCGGGGGGTGGTAGCGGCAAGGGACTATCAGACTTCCTTCAGGGAGTCGTAGACTTTGCATGCAGCGATGTCCCCCTGAAAACAGACGACTGGGAGAGAGCAAAGAGCTTATACGGCAAAGTCTACCAGCTACCATGGGTTGCCGGCGGGATTGCAATCATCTACAACGTCCCAGAGGCCGGTAATGTAACGCTCAGGCTGACACAGAATGTTCTCGTCGATATCCTTCTCGGGAGGATAGAGCACTGGGACGACCCCCGCATAGCGGATCTAAACCCGAGCGTCAAGCTCCCCCACGCGAAGATAATCTTTGTGCACAGGAGCGATGCAAGCGGGACAACGTATGTCTTCACCAGGTTCCTGTCCAAGATCTCGGCCGAGTGGAGGGACAGGATTGGGTCGGGCCTAACCGTGCAGTGGCCGCTCGACAGGATTGGGAGGGGCATCGGCGCTCAGGGCAATCCCGGCGTAGCCCAAACAGTGAGAAACACTCCATACTCACTCGGCTACGTCGAGCTTGCGTACGCCAGAGGTCTGGGTGTGTTTGCGCTGGAGAACGCGGTAGGAGAGTTCGTAACGCCTAGCCTGGAGTCTGTCCTGAGAGCTGTCGAGAGTGCAAGTGTCAGCTTCGACCCCTCAGGCGATGTCAGTAGCGTCGACATCCTAGATAAAACTCTCAACGTCAGAGTGAGCGGTGCCTACCCCATTGTCTCCGTAAGCTATGTGATCGTCAAGTTCCGGGATGCCTACCCCCCGGAAAAGGCTGAGGCGCTGTCACTCTTTTTAAAGTGGGTGTTCACGGAGGGGCAGGAGAGAGTGAACATTGCTGAGGGGTACGCCCCTATAGGCAAAGTGTTCAGGGATGTGGGCATTGCTGTAGCCGAGTCGCTGGCTAAACCATAG
- a CDS encoding biotin--[acetyl-CoA-carboxylase] ligase gives MEESVREKLRSLWPGLETHFAETCRESSQDIARRLLRPGRPCLVVCSEILEARGRMGRKWLAPRGGLWFSLALGPLQLENLGLLALACGVSVAKAIARLTGLEVRLKWPNDVLVRERKVAGILVEAFQAEGGLVYVLGVGVNVNNLLPGEMAGVATSLVYETENPPERGTLLVEILASLREYLQEIVEGHVERVISDYRGLSATIGQRVRVRLPGGVELEGKAVDVDEAGRLVVETMRGVFSVEAGDVEHLRHTDIGS, from the coding sequence ATGGAAGAGTCAGTCAGGGAGAAGCTCCGCTCTCTATGGCCAGGGCTCGAGACCCACTTCGCGGAGACCTGCAGGGAGTCCTCGCAGGACATAGCACGCAGGCTGCTGCGCCCCGGGAGGCCTTGTCTAGTCGTGTGCAGCGAAATCCTGGAGGCACGCGGCCGCATGGGCAGGAAGTGGCTTGCCCCCAGGGGAGGGCTCTGGTTCAGCCTCGCGCTAGGGCCACTACAACTAGAGAATCTGGGGCTCCTGGCTCTCGCGTGTGGGGTCTCTGTAGCGAAAGCTATAGCCCGGCTGACAGGACTGGAGGTGAGGCTCAAGTGGCCGAACGATGTCTTGGTTAGGGAGAGGAAAGTCGCGGGTATACTCGTGGAGGCGTTTCAAGCCGAAGGCGGCCTGGTCTACGTGTTGGGCGTGGGCGTCAACGTCAACAACCTCCTGCCCGGCGAGATGGCAGGAGTTGCCACGAGCCTCGTGTACGAGACGGAAAATCCCCCCGAAAGGGGGACATTACTGGTAGAGATCCTGGCAAGCCTAAGAGAATACCTCCAAGAGATTGTAGAAGGCCATGTGGAGAGGGTCATCAGCGACTACCGGGGGCTTTCGGCAACTATCGGCCAGAGGGTGAGAGTGAGGCTACCTGGAGGGGTAGAGTTAGAGGGTAAGGCTGTTGACGTAGATGAAGCTGGGCGGCTTGTAGTCGAGACGATGAGGGGCGTTTTCTCTGTAGAGGCTGGGGATGTAGAGCACCTGCGCCACACAGATATAGGCTCTTAA
- a CDS encoding DUF134 domain-containing protein: protein MHGPPWIWRKGCRRGRPPKGRWIWGSIPRVSFIPVDENGVELPGEPIVLTPDEVEALRLVYLEDLTQDEAAAKMGVSRGTLWRTVESARKKLVQALVEKRPIIIIKVS, encoded by the coding sequence ATGCACGGCCCACCTTGGATCTGGCGCAAAGGCTGCAGGAGGGGCAGGCCGCCTAAGGGGAGGTGGATCTGGGGATCCATCCCGAGGGTGTCTTTTATCCCCGTCGACGAGAACGGGGTGGAACTGCCGGGTGAGCCGATCGTGCTCACGCCCGACGAGGTCGAGGCTCTTAGGCTCGTGTACCTCGAAGACCTCACACAGGACGAGGCTGCCGCCAAGATGGGGGTTTCACGAGGTACGCTTTGGAGAACAGTAGAGTCGGCCAGGAAGAAGCTGGTTCAGGCGTTAGTTGAGAAGAGGCCTATAATTATAATTAAAGTATCTTGA
- the guaA gene encoding glutamine-hydrolyzing GMP synthase yields MESRRSSVAVLDFGGQYAHLIARRVRELNFYSVLVPYDVTLDEFLQASPLAVIFSGGPASIYVEGSPKPRREVFEYIINNRMPLLGICYGHQLIASMLGGRVARKDKAEYGLSVLRVLTGDPIFHGTPASQRVWMSHRDAVVWLPEELEVIASTDYSEVAAFRHKTLPVYGVQFHPEVRHTEYGRVILDNFLRRVAGLKPNWFVEDVAAEVISDLRRRLSGKALVAVSGGVDSLTAAVMVQRAIGSDNIYVVHVNTGLLRESESDRTLKTLEKLGFKNVFYVDASRLFLERLRGVTDPEEKRRIIAKTFAEVFAEKALELNRKVGGFKYLVQGTIYPDRVESGATGKATARIKSHHNVVMEAIPGLEIVEPLSEFYKDEVRKIARSLGIPDEIVTQHPFPGPGLAVRIVGEVTEEKLRILRKATRIVEEEFRKSGFYERVWQAFPALLSIRTVGVKGDERSYEYALALRVVESEDAMTASFAKLPWEFLEHVAERLVNEVEGVNRVLYDITHKPPATIEFE; encoded by the coding sequence ATGGAGTCTAGAAGGAGTAGCGTGGCCGTACTGGACTTCGGCGGCCAGTACGCCCACCTTATTGCGAGGAGAGTTAGAGAACTGAACTTCTACTCAGTACTCGTCCCGTACGACGTTACCCTCGACGAATTCCTGCAGGCCAGCCCGCTCGCCGTCATATTCTCCGGGGGCCCTGCAAGCATATATGTTGAGGGTAGCCCCAAGCCGAGGAGAGAGGTTTTCGAGTACATAATCAACAACAGGATGCCTCTCCTAGGCATATGCTACGGCCACCAGCTTATAGCCAGCATGCTCGGCGGGCGCGTGGCGCGGAAAGATAAAGCCGAGTATGGCCTAAGCGTGTTGAGAGTGCTTACAGGCGACCCTATCTTTCACGGAACGCCGGCTTCCCAGAGGGTGTGGATGTCCCACCGCGACGCTGTTGTCTGGCTCCCTGAAGAGCTCGAAGTCATAGCCTCCACGGACTACTCCGAAGTAGCCGCTTTCCGCCACAAGACACTGCCGGTCTACGGCGTGCAATTCCACCCCGAGGTCAGGCACACCGAGTACGGCAGAGTAATCCTCGACAACTTTCTCAGGAGGGTGGCAGGGCTGAAGCCCAACTGGTTCGTGGAGGACGTGGCCGCAGAGGTGATTTCCGACCTGCGGAGAAGGCTGAGCGGTAAAGCCCTAGTAGCAGTTAGTGGCGGTGTCGACTCCCTGACAGCGGCTGTGATGGTTCAGAGGGCTATCGGCAGTGACAACATCTACGTCGTGCACGTCAACACAGGGCTACTGCGCGAGAGCGAGAGCGATCGGACGTTGAAGACTCTGGAGAAGCTGGGGTTTAAGAACGTGTTCTATGTGGACGCTAGCAGGCTCTTCCTGGAGAGGCTTAGGGGCGTTACAGACCCAGAGGAGAAGAGGAGGATTATAGCCAAGACTTTTGCAGAAGTGTTCGCGGAGAAGGCGCTGGAGCTAAACCGGAAAGTGGGGGGTTTCAAGTACCTCGTCCAGGGCACAATATACCCGGATAGAGTTGAGAGTGGAGCGACTGGGAAGGCTACAGCCAGGATTAAGAGCCACCATAACGTGGTTATGGAGGCTATACCTGGCCTAGAGATCGTTGAGCCGTTGTCTGAGTTCTATAAGGATGAAGTGCGGAAGATAGCCAGGAGCCTAGGCATACCGGACGAGATCGTAACGCAGCACCCATTCCCGGGTCCCGGCCTCGCCGTCAGGATAGTAGGCGAGGTCACAGAGGAGAAGCTTAGAATACTGCGGAAGGCAACAAGGATAGTAGAGGAGGAGTTTAGGAAGTCGGGCTTCTATGAAAGGGTGTGGCAGGCCTTCCCCGCGCTTCTCTCAATTAGGACAGTGGGGGTTAAGGGGGACGAGAGGAGCTACGAGTATGCCCTAGCCCTACGCGTGGTGGAGAGCGAGGACGCCATGACCGCCAGTTTCGCCAAGCTGCCGTGGGAGTTCCTCGAGCACGTTGCTGAGAGGCTCGTAAATGAGGTTGAAGGCGTCAATAGAGTGCTCTACGACATCACGCACAAGCCACCTGCTACGATAGAGTTCGAGTAG
- a CDS encoding helix-turn-helix domain-containing protein, with protein MLPVNIPSSILHEAIAVLSGTFAPLNLPKSSSLILALLYTLGRPLDCIEIQQATGYSKSAVSAALRVLESHRLVHRVKRGRRSAYAPSHSLAKLLTEAHVRMLRSAREHLHEISKQIPKLNDNIARLDSELSNAIRILEAGIRGAQSESGFKK; from the coding sequence ATGTTGCCGGTAAATATCCCGAGTAGCATTCTCCATGAGGCTATAGCTGTGCTGTCGGGGACGTTTGCCCCCCTCAACCTGCCAAAGTCGAGTTCACTTATACTGGCGTTGCTCTACACTCTCGGAAGACCCCTCGACTGCATTGAGATCCAGCAAGCCACAGGTTACAGCAAGTCCGCCGTCTCTGCCGCTCTCCGCGTGCTCGAAAGCCACAGGCTCGTCCACAGGGTTAAACGTGGAAGGAGGAGCGCCTACGCCCCCTCGCACTCGCTAGCTAAGCTTCTAACCGAGGCGCACGTAAGGATGCTTAGGTCGGCTAGGGAGCATCTACACGAGATATCCAAGCAGATTCCCAAACTCAATGATAACATTGCGAGGCTCGACTCTGAGCTATCTAATGCCATACGCATCCTGGAGGCTGGTATCCGTGGAGCTCAGAGCGAGAGTGGCTTCAAAAAGTGA
- a CDS encoding MBL fold metallo-hydrolase translates to MLGQVIILVDDSAFGTRGLLAEHGFSVLISYKGKRVLFDAGQMGVPLLLNASALGINLAHLDAVVLSHGHYDHSGGLYTLTRVLRGKPLLVAHPLALKPSLKIEGGERRDVGIPYSAAFLEEHFQLTLSEGVLEVAPGVYFLGEIPRYYPDLVSHIPGVYTVSEEGLSQHTFADDTAVAVDLGEELLVVAGCSHSGVVNIALHASRLLGKPPSTILGGLHLSGKPLDFLDKVREKLKEIGVVKVYPGHCTGTVATVKILERFRGEELGVGKVIDFDH, encoded by the coding sequence GTGCTAGGCCAAGTCATTATCCTAGTGGACGACTCTGCCTTCGGGACTAGAGGCCTCTTAGCGGAACATGGTTTCTCGGTGCTTATCTCCTACAAGGGGAAGAGGGTTCTCTTCGATGCTGGGCAGATGGGGGTGCCGCTCCTACTCAACGCTTCAGCCTTAGGCATCAACTTGGCACACCTAGATGCCGTTGTTCTGTCGCACGGGCACTACGACCATTCAGGAGGTCTCTACACACTAACGCGCGTACTCCGCGGTAAACCCCTCCTAGTCGCGCACCCCCTTGCGCTCAAACCCTCCCTGAAAATTGAGGGGGGCGAGAGGCGAGACGTAGGGATCCCCTACTCTGCTGCTTTCCTGGAAGAGCACTTCCAGCTCACCCTAAGCGAAGGTGTTCTAGAAGTTGCTCCGGGCGTGTACTTCCTCGGAGAGATTCCGAGGTACTATCCAGACCTAGTAAGCCACATCCCCGGAGTATACACGGTGAGTGAAGAGGGGCTCTCACAGCACACCTTTGCAGATGATACCGCAGTAGCGGTAGACCTCGGGGAGGAGCTACTCGTCGTGGCGGGCTGTAGCCACAGCGGAGTAGTCAACATAGCCCTCCACGCCAGCAGGCTCCTAGGGAAGCCCCCGAGCACAATCCTGGGAGGCCTCCACTTGTCGGGAAAGCCTCTAGATTTCCTCGACAAAGTTCGTGAAAAGTTAAAGGAGATTGGCGTGGTTAAGGTGTACCCTGGCCACTGCACGGGCACCGTGGCAACAGTGAAGATTCTGGAGAGATTTAGAGGAGAGGAGCTCGGAGTAGGTAAAGTAATCGACTTTGATCATTAA
- a CDS encoding B12-binding domain-containing radical SAM protein, giving the protein MMTNHHRKEFIGFFTTAPPVGMPEWAWMWLSAPKLKVDKYGRPVEAPYGLRKVEAKLLEEGFNAAIIDPDYIDRYLKSAKVLMVGHHDYFAMNSPSVEWWAITGQEPINSRSFKRLMRMQSIREAKRRGLKIIAGGPAAWQWLWQTEYWREFGVDTVVDGEAERVIGDIVRKALEGDDLPAYVYVGPEDAPSLEEIPEIKGASINGLIEIMRGCPRRCRFCPVTLRPLRYYPLEKIEKELQVNVKAGIRSGVIHSEDVLLYGARGIEPNPGALIKLHSLVKRYYKTLAWSHVTLAGVKYAEEKYRLITRLTEIIYDDHQDWLGVQVGLETGSLRLARLIMPGKAAPYPIEKWHEVVEDALAIMHDNRIVPALTLILGIPGETEDDLRQTAELLDKIKDYRSLVVPMFFVPMGYLKNHEGFIRDRVTEAHVEVMWRALQHSLKWGEEIAFKMYFRSPKHLPLRLLFKAFLLYVKSKTKELESLMREQGTSALLRPQPALAVQATRR; this is encoded by the coding sequence ATGATGACGAACCACCACAGGAAGGAGTTCATAGGCTTCTTCACAACAGCTCCGCCGGTCGGGATGCCAGAGTGGGCTTGGATGTGGCTCAGCGCGCCAAAGCTTAAGGTCGACAAGTACGGGAGACCTGTCGAGGCCCCGTACGGCTTGAGGAAGGTTGAGGCGAAGCTCCTCGAGGAGGGCTTCAACGCAGCAATCATAGACCCCGATTACATTGACCGCTACCTCAAGAGCGCCAAAGTGCTGATGGTCGGCCACCACGACTACTTCGCTATGAACTCGCCAAGCGTGGAGTGGTGGGCCATCACGGGACAGGAACCCATCAACAGCAGGAGCTTTAAGAGGCTCATGCGCATGCAGAGCATCCGGGAGGCTAAGAGGAGGGGCCTCAAGATCATAGCAGGAGGGCCCGCGGCCTGGCAGTGGCTCTGGCAAACCGAGTACTGGAGGGAGTTCGGCGTCGACACAGTCGTCGACGGCGAGGCTGAAAGGGTCATAGGCGACATAGTCCGAAAAGCCCTTGAGGGCGACGACCTGCCAGCCTACGTCTACGTAGGACCAGAGGACGCGCCAAGCCTCGAGGAGATCCCAGAGATAAAAGGCGCCAGTATAAACGGGCTTATCGAAATCATGAGGGGGTGTCCGAGGAGGTGTAGGTTCTGCCCCGTAACGCTCAGGCCGCTGAGGTACTATCCACTGGAGAAGATAGAGAAAGAACTACAGGTGAACGTGAAGGCGGGTATACGTTCAGGAGTCATACACTCAGAGGACGTCCTCCTGTACGGCGCTAGGGGCATCGAGCCTAACCCCGGCGCACTCATAAAGCTCCACAGCCTCGTTAAGAGGTACTACAAGACTCTGGCATGGAGCCACGTTACCCTAGCTGGAGTGAAGTACGCAGAGGAGAAGTACAGGCTGATAACCAGGCTAACCGAGATAATATACGACGACCACCAGGACTGGCTTGGCGTCCAGGTCGGGCTCGAGACGGGCTCGCTGAGGCTTGCCAGGCTAATAATGCCGGGCAAGGCAGCACCCTACCCGATCGAGAAGTGGCATGAAGTCGTCGAGGACGCGCTAGCCATAATGCACGACAACCGCATAGTTCCGGCCTTGACGCTAATCCTCGGCATCCCCGGCGAGACGGAAGACGACTTGAGGCAAACCGCCGAGCTGTTAGATAAGATAAAGGACTACAGGAGCCTCGTAGTACCGATGTTCTTCGTCCCGATGGGCTACCTCAAGAACCACGAGGGCTTCATAAGGGACAGGGTCACCGAGGCCCACGTAGAAGTCATGTGGCGTGCACTGCAGCACTCGCTGAAGTGGGGCGAGGAAATCGCCTTCAAAATGTATTTCAGGTCGCCGAAACACTTGCCCTTGAGACTTCTCTTTAAGGCATTCCTCCTCTACGTCAAGTCGAAGACGAAGGAGCTAGAAAGCTTAATGAGAGAACAGGGCACCTCAGCCCTGCTAAGGCCGCAGCCAGCACTAGCTGTACAAGCAACCCGAAGGTAG
- a CDS encoding SDR family NAD(P)-dependent oxidoreductase, whose product MATVIVTGGAGFIGHNVALFLATKGYEVIVVDTLERASRQSVEKLRARDLPILQLDVRDRAAIGKAIRGADFVVHAAAYVSVEESLEKPELYMENNVLGTLSVARACLEAGVPLVYLSSAAVYGDPERLPIDEGHPTKPLSPYGLSKLFGEEVLKLYGRYGLEYVVLRLFNVYGPGQTSSYAGVITRFVERAVRRQSLIIYGDGTQTRDFIHVGDVARAVGLALERKPFGEKINIASGRPVSINELASIVRRLACEECGVEYAPPRPGDIKHSYADIRKAQSLLGFQPSISLEDGLRDLLISYTGSPG is encoded by the coding sequence ATGGCCACAGTTATAGTTACTGGAGGCGCGGGCTTCATTGGGCACAACGTAGCTCTGTTCCTCGCCACTAAGGGCTACGAGGTAATCGTTGTCGACACGCTTGAGAGGGCTTCGCGCCAATCCGTAGAGAAGCTGAGGGCGAGAGATTTGCCAATCCTCCAGCTAGACGTCAGGGACAGGGCTGCTATCGGGAAGGCTATACGCGGCGCAGACTTCGTAGTCCACGCCGCCGCATACGTAAGCGTCGAGGAGTCCCTGGAGAAACCTGAGCTATACATGGAGAACAACGTCCTCGGGACACTATCCGTTGCTAGAGCTTGCCTCGAGGCGGGAGTACCTCTGGTGTACCTGAGCTCGGCTGCAGTCTACGGAGACCCGGAGAGACTACCCATAGACGAGGGCCACCCAACTAAGCCCCTCTCACCATACGGCTTGAGCAAGCTTTTCGGCGAAGAGGTTCTCAAGCTCTACGGCAGGTATGGCCTGGAGTACGTGGTACTCAGGCTCTTCAACGTCTACGGCCCAGGCCAGACCAGTAGCTATGCAGGGGTAATAACGAGGTTCGTTGAGAGAGCTGTCAGGAGGCAGTCACTCATAATATATGGCGACGGCACCCAGACACGCGACTTCATACACGTCGGGGACGTGGCCAGGGCAGTGGGACTAGCGCTAGAGAGGAAGCCCTTCGGGGAGAAGATTAACATTGCCAGCGGGAGGCCAGTCTCCATAAACGAGCTTGCCTCCATCGTGAGAAGGCTGGCTTGCGAGGAATGCGGGGTCGAGTACGCGCCGCCCAGGCCGGGAGACATAAAGCACAGCTACGCCGACATCAGAAAGGCGCAGAGCCTCCTAGGCTTTCAACCCTCTATAAGCCTGGAAGATGGGCTTAGAGACCTGTTGATCTCGTATACGGGTAGCCCGGGATAG
- a CDS encoding KaiC domain-containing protein codes for MERLSTGIRGLDEILAGGVPEGFFVALVGMPGTGKTIACLHFINAGLALGEKAIYVTTEESRESIIRQAAQFGMDFEKAVREGRLIIIDALMRASSDEWNLNLVTVEEMLDKVIEAKKRLGLKARRLVIDSMSAFWLRAPVKAREESYTVKRILAKWNLTVYATSQYAITTGGAFGWGLEHIADGIIHFKRRIINGVLTRYIIVEKMRQTPHDLRAWEIAIIDGKGLVLLNPLTRRLEDEALPEKVSRRIKKVLSGEGQ; via the coding sequence TTGGAGAGATTGTCTACCGGGATCAGAGGCCTCGACGAGATACTTGCCGGCGGCGTACCCGAGGGCTTCTTCGTCGCACTAGTGGGGATGCCGGGTACTGGTAAGACTATTGCGTGTCTTCACTTTATAAACGCTGGCCTCGCCCTGGGCGAGAAGGCCATATACGTGACGACAGAGGAGAGCAGGGAAAGCATAATACGCCAGGCGGCGCAGTTCGGCATGGACTTCGAGAAAGCTGTGCGGGAGGGCAGGCTGATAATAATAGATGCTCTAATGCGTGCGTCGAGCGACGAGTGGAACCTCAACCTTGTTACAGTCGAAGAGATGCTGGACAAGGTGATAGAGGCGAAGAAGAGGCTTGGGCTGAAGGCGAGGAGGCTCGTTATAGACTCTATGAGCGCGTTCTGGCTAAGGGCCCCTGTGAAGGCCCGTGAGGAGAGCTATACAGTCAAGAGGATACTGGCGAAGTGGAACCTGACGGTGTACGCTACATCCCAGTACGCAATTACCACTGGCGGGGCATTCGGGTGGGGCCTCGAGCACATCGCGGACGGCATTATACACTTCAAGCGCCGCATAATAAACGGCGTCCTTACCAGGTACATTATCGTGGAGAAGATGAGGCAGACCCCCCACGACCTCCGGGCATGGGAGATCGCCATAATCGACGGCAAGGGGCTAGTCCTCTTGAACCCCCTGACGCGTAGGCTGGAGGACGAGGCCCTGCCAGAGAAGGTCTCCAGGAGGATTAAGAAGGTCTTGAGCGGGGAGGGCCAGTAA
- a CDS encoding IMP dehydrogenase: MELLVEKLKNAELALSFDDVLLLPRYSDVRLDEIDISTRIAPGLTLKIPIISSPMDTVTGREMVLSLGRLGGLGVLPRNLPLEEAFSVVREAVDEKIPVGVAVGPFDDERVGKLLDVGVSIIVVDTAHGHSRNVIEATKRYVALGAKVMAGNIVTGEAAEALIAAGASSLRVGVGPGHACTTREVAGVGRPQLSAIAEVADAARSYGVSVVADGGIEKPADAVKALAVGADAVMLGYLLAGTDEAPGALVVRDGKCFKVYRGMGSRSALASGSTRYGEFKRVPEGVEGLVECRGSVARVVEWITGGIRQGMGYVGARSLAELREKSVFVRLTGAGVRESGPRGLFEVRY, encoded by the coding sequence TGGAACTGCTTGTAGAGAAACTCAAGAATGCAGAACTCGCTCTGAGCTTCGACGACGTGCTACTGCTACCCAGGTACTCTGACGTCAGACTAGACGAAATCGACATATCCACGAGAATAGCTCCCGGCCTAACCCTAAAGATCCCCATCATAAGCTCCCCAATGGATACTGTTACAGGTAGAGAAATGGTTCTGTCGCTGGGGAGGCTCGGGGGGCTTGGAGTACTCCCTAGGAACCTCCCACTCGAGGAGGCTTTCTCCGTGGTGAGGGAGGCTGTCGACGAGAAGATACCTGTGGGTGTCGCTGTGGGACCATTCGACGACGAGAGGGTTGGTAAGCTCCTGGACGTGGGTGTCTCCATAATCGTCGTAGATACTGCCCACGGGCACAGCAGGAACGTCATAGAGGCGACAAAGAGGTACGTGGCCCTAGGCGCTAAGGTCATGGCCGGGAACATTGTCACGGGAGAGGCCGCAGAGGCCCTCATCGCGGCCGGCGCCTCCTCGCTTAGAGTCGGTGTAGGCCCCGGGCACGCCTGTACGACGCGCGAAGTCGCCGGTGTCGGCCGCCCCCAGCTCAGCGCCATAGCAGAAGTTGCCGACGCAGCCCGGAGCTACGGCGTTTCCGTCGTGGCAGACGGCGGCATAGAGAAGCCGGCAGACGCAGTGAAAGCCCTGGCTGTGGGCGCCGACGCCGTGATGCTGGGGTACCTCCTAGCCGGTACAGACGAAGCCCCGGGGGCTCTCGTAGTGAGAGACGGGAAGTGCTTCAAGGTGTACAGAGGGATGGGGAGCCGTAGCGCGCTTGCGAGCGGGTCTACGAGGTACGGGGAGTTCAAGAGAGTACCTGAAGGCGTAGAGGGACTTGTCGAGTGTAGGGGCAGCGTGGCTAGAGTCGTTGAGTGGATAACTGGCGGGATAAGACAAGGGATGGGGTACGTTGGAGCCAGGAGCCTAGCTGAGCTCAGGGAAAAGAGCGTCTTTGTTAGGCTTACAGGCGCCGGTGTAAGGGAGAGCGGGCCTAGAGGCTTATTCGAGGTGAGGTATTGA
- a CDS encoding amidohydrolase family protein, whose product MGVVEVGEFFDHGVLRRNVKIVYGGREDLFFESAVSPGFADAHAHPQVVDVGGPGLWRHSYEWLENRRLRVDEAGIRRDRELSSMLAMAAILSSLVDGATLVALTGSLEGNVAALLALPVAPRVVLLPTVMESDGWSTPEHVYAEYVRNLSRWDGYFNMGFFVHSLRKAGKSYLLASYKTATKLGVPFALHLSEGVDESRALVEVLGEAPRNVIAVHCIEGAENCKQLGLRVVHCPTSNLYLYGRTLKGLEFFDSLGSDWPLVTGSILAAYRDAVRVHGPSLELLRKATSGGYRVFGMNGVGDIVAFDEGLDKVIRGEARPKAVIVSGQLVVGEGAIPRMGIGRRDIEKLKEEAVRLAFERYGV is encoded by the coding sequence ATGGGAGTTGTAGAGGTTGGCGAGTTCTTTGACCACGGCGTCCTGAGGAGGAACGTGAAGATAGTGTACGGGGGGCGCGAAGACCTGTTTTTCGAGAGTGCAGTTTCCCCTGGGTTCGCCGACGCGCACGCACACCCGCAGGTCGTGGATGTCGGCGGGCCTGGCTTGTGGAGACACTCCTATGAGTGGCTCGAGAATAGGAGGCTTAGAGTAGACGAGGCCGGTATAAGGAGGGACAGAGAGCTCTCGTCGATGCTGGCCATGGCCGCTATCCTATCCTCGCTGGTCGACGGAGCTACTCTCGTCGCCCTGACGGGGAGCCTCGAGGGTAACGTAGCGGCCCTCTTAGCACTACCAGTTGCACCGCGTGTCGTACTACTGCCTACAGTTATGGAGAGCGACGGGTGGAGTACGCCGGAGCATGTTTACGCCGAGTACGTGCGCAACCTCTCAAGGTGGGACGGGTACTTCAACATGGGGTTCTTCGTGCACTCGTTGAGGAAAGCCGGGAAATCTTACCTGTTGGCGTCCTACAAGACGGCTACGAAGCTCGGCGTACCCTTCGCTCTCCACCTCTCGGAGGGCGTCGACGAGAGTAGAGCTCTAGTCGAAGTGCTTGGAGAAGCTCCGAGGAACGTCATAGCCGTCCACTGCATCGAGGGGGCCGAGAACTGCAAGCAGTTGGGGCTAAGGGTTGTCCACTGTCCTACATCCAACCTCTACCTGTACGGTAGGACGCTTAAGGGCCTGGAATTCTTCGACTCACTGGGCAGTGACTGGCCGCTTGTCACGGGCTCTATACTCGCGGCTTACAGGGACGCTGTCCGCGTACACGGCCCAAGCCTGGAGCTCCTCAGGAAGGCGACTTCTGGGGGCTATAGGGTTTTCGGCATGAACGGCGTGGGCGATATCGTTGCGTTCGACGAGGGCCTCGACAAGGTTATTAGGGGTGAGGCGAGGCCTAAGGCTGTTATTGTGAGTGGGCAGTTAGTAGTCGGCGAAGGAGCCATTCCCCGGATGGGTATTGGGAGGAGAGATATTGAAAAGCTTAAAGAAGAAGCTGTGAGGCTGGCTTTTGAAAGGTATGGAGTCTAG